The sequence TCCACATCCATAGTAACTGTATACTAAGGAGATGAACCTTCGGTTGCTTTCTTCCTTATATCCTATTACATTACTTTGCTGTTATGTAACTTTTATCCACTTTGTACATGTATTTCTACATTATATTTCTGTCTTTAGTTTTATTTCTGGCGTTATTTTTTCCTACACAATTTATAGCTGTTTATAAAATATATACGCACTAATAATCCATTAAGTATAAGGGAGTCCGGTTGTGCTTCCTTTTCATAGACCTGATAAATAAACAGATTTGGCCCTGAAATGCGTTATCTGTTTTATGTTATAAACTACTTATTGTCTTCAAGAAAACCTTGGTGGGTGGCGTGTCAATGTACTGATATATACTAGTGTTTTGGACCACTGGTTATATCCTTTGCTTGGATCAGGCTAGGAAATTGAAGAATCTtcaaccaatatatatatatatatatatatatatatatatatatatatatatatatagctggtcATGTACAACCACTTGGacctgtgcacctgtagtatatagtaggggggggggtcctgtatacttgtagtatatagttggtggaggtcctgtatacctgtagtgtatcattttgggggtcctgtagtgtcctgtatacctgtactgtatagttggagtagggggtctaccattcATTTCTGTGGATAtcgtgaggcagctggccctagcaaccaatcagattccagctccctgtgaaaatgaaagtagtaatcctattggttgctaaggcttccaactgccattactgctggggagctgcagtgctaattatacctgtgtgtgcagtgtggagattctcccattcatttctatgggacgctcttccccctcccctcctgtatatctagcaaggacgggaccttcactcTAACCTTCTCAGGcatccaatgtatctgtgggccaaatttagggtcaaacagttcaggctaTATATAAGGCTGGTCATGTACAACCACTTTAGGGAGaggcttattcccatgttccatATTCCATGGAAGTTACAGATGGGGAAGAACTGTAGTGGACTCTTTGCTGCACGGCTGTGTTATTACAGTCAtgcgaagattcaaacactttccccgctCCCATGATACATGATGTTGGGCAGGGAAAGAGTTCACTACAGGGCTTCGCTGACCGTAGCTTCCTTGGAATACGGGatatgggaataagccctaaatgTTATTCTCACAGTTTGTGTTCTGCACCCTGTTTTTCGCTCGGACTTGCTCTATTGCCCTGCTGTGCCTCCTCTTGCGCTCCCTCTTAATAGATTTTTAGGTCAAAGCAGTGGGTGGCCATCATGAGCTTTGGCATCCCCCATTCTATTAGGTTGAATAACTGCCCCAAGAATAAGACATATCTACACTGACATTGGTGTAGATATAGCTAGTTTCTCTTGACTGAATTTCATAGAAAACACTAAAAATCATAAAACTTTCAACATTCTTAATACCTAGGGACTAAcaatacataaaaatacaataaacacCCAGGAACAATTATTcagttggataaaaaaaaaagtttaatgttCCAATGATTGTATTTAAATCTTTTATAACGGTACAGCAATGGGATCAAACTTCACCCCACTAAACATTTAGTAACAAAATGCAATCTTTTGCTCACCTGTGAAAGACAACGCAGGGTCATAGCTGGTACATGATGCATTTCTTACTTGCTGCCATTACACAAATAGGCTCTAATATACAATGTCTAGAAAAATGACCAAtgtatgttataaataataaggTGCACtttcaaagttaaaggggttttccctctTCAGCAAGTGACAATATTTGATTAAGATATGGAACCATTTTGTAATCACTGGGGGTCTGAACCCCATCAGTTTTTCAGATGAAGGGGATTTCGAGATCTGTGAACCCCCACAGGTCCATGTTGTTCCAGGCACTGAACAAGCAATGCAACCTGGATGAGTTTGTGTTGTTTCTTTCTTGGACCTTTCATTCATGTCTTTGGCCAAAATTCAGACCAGCATTGACCACAAGTGATGGTGCATCCTATCGATCATCATTTGCTAAAGTTGGCCATACATTTTCTATAGCTGTTGTCCGAACCCTTGTTCGAGAGGAAAAACTGATCCCAGAAACCTCTGGCAGCCGCTTATCCCTCTAAGAACAAAATGATTGGCACGCTGAAATCTGACATTCCCAACTCTTCTGTCCTACAACCATTGGGGTGCCCCCATATAAAAGATGGCCCATCGATCTTTCCAAAAGAAGCTGGCTTTACCCTGACGTGTATGGCTAACATAAgacttgaaaacccctttaatatccataTATGTAGATGAAAGTAGCTTATAGTATTGAGGCAAAATATCTTCTTTTACATAATTACTAATTTTTAAGCTCAAAACCTTTAGCAATGTTTCTACCAATTTACATTGTGCAAATATCTAGTTAAAGCTCAACTGAAGTCTGCAATCAGAGTGTAACCTCACATACATACGTGCCCCAAATATACAGAGGAAGCAATAGCCAGGCCGGATCATTGCCCATACATTCCAGCAACTAAATGTCAAGGATTAACAAGAGGATTTCCAAAACAGCCAGAGAGCGATGGCCGCCAGCATCAGATTGGGTTGTACATAGACGCCGTTGTTCAGACAAGTGTTTTCTAGATGGACCTTCATCTTGTTCAGGTTCCACATTTGGCGGGCAGGTTGACACATCTCTTTGGTGGAGCAGCCTTGTACGGTTGTTGTGCTGGTAACATCTCCTGGAGAATAATGAAAGTaccatatatgaatatatataatagtatatcaCATTAAACTATACAGGAAAAAGTACAAAATATAAGAGACAGAAATATACAACAataaccaacctaatatgtttctatgaagaggtaagtagaagcctggatggcggcgcggctgtggatatagtgtacctggattttgcaaaagcgtttgacacagttcctcatggacgtctgatgggtaagttaaagtctatcggtttggaaaatttaatgtgtaactggattgaaaactggcttaataatcgtacccagagagtggtggtcaatgattcctactccgaatggtccccggtaataagtggtgtaccccaagggtcagtactgggccctcttctgtttaacttgtttattaatgatattgagaatggaattaacagcaatgtttctatctttgcagatgacaccaagctttgtagtacagtacagtctatggaggatgtgcagatgttacaagctttgtagtacagtacagtctatggaggatgtgcagatgttacaggatgacttagacacactgagtgtttggggcgtccacttggcaaatgaggttcaatgtggataaatgtaaagttatgcaccttggtactaataacccacatgcatcatatgtcctggggggagttactctgggagagtcgctgatggagaaggatctgggtgtacttgtagataataaactacagaacagcacacaatgtcagtcagctgcttctaaggccagtaggatattgtcatgcattaaaacaggcctgaactctcgggacagggatataatattactgctctataaagctttggtgcggccccatctggagtatgccgtccagttttggaacccgattcataaaaaggatgttctagagctggagagggtacaaagacgggcaactaaactaataaggggaatggagcatcttagttatgaggagagattaaaagaattacatttgtttagtctggagaagagacgtttaaggggagatatgattaacttatttaaatatataaatggcccctacaagaaatatggggaaaagatgttccaggtaaaaccccctcaaaggacaagagggcactgcctccgcctggagaaaaaaaggttcaatctccggaggcgacaagccttctttaccatgagaactgtgaatctgtggaacagtctaccacaagatctggtcacagcaaaaacagtagagggcttcaaaaccggcctagacaagttcttagagcaaaataatataaatgcatatgtatagaacctatcgcccctcccccttccctgtatccatcccctccttggttgaacttgatggacatgtgtcttttttcaaccgtattaactatgtaactatagagCAAGGCTTGaccctagagatgagcaaaccgaacttcCTAAACCAGGATTTATTGTAAACTGTGCAAAAATTTGGTTTATAAACATGGTGGCTGCACAGTGtagcgtttagctgttttagtgcagtagGTTCAGCTTGGAAAAACCCAAACTTTACACCAAAGTTCGTCAAACCTGCCGAACCTgacttttaaaagtttgctcatctctacttgacaCGTCACTAGAGCAGATACAACTTCTTGTTTGTACACGTGTTTTGGACACTTTCACCACATCATTGATTACCTGGACTCCGCACCTTCCAATGTATTTTGAAAGACTTCTATAGTTGGAAGATTTTCTATAGACCTAAATTTTATTGCCTTCCTACAAACAGTGGACCTTGGGTAGGAGTCTTGGCTATATGGGAAGTCCATTGAGCTCTTTTTGGCTATGTATACCCTACCTGATGTGGCCCTTCACACCTACATGGGACAATGTACCCTGGATAAGTCCAAGTGAAACTGGTGTAGCCATCCTCTCTATATCAGAAATGCCTATCCAGAAAGTGGCGGATAGAAAGATATCCTCCTGGCCAAGATGCCAGACCCTCTCCTTGTGCACAGAACCTGAGACTAATGGCCTTTTCTCTGCCAAAGTGGGTTCTGTTCTAATTTTTATGCTGGGCCTTCCTCAGTGTACCAGAGATCCTTGTTTAACCACCCTGACTATTTCTCACTACAGCTAAGTCAGTTTTCCACATGACAGGAACTctaccttaagggtacaaacccacttgacgtatttgctgcgtgaatcagtcttaaaaataagcaggcaaaacgcaggttggctttatatgattgttctgcgttaaaatacgcaattgcgtatttttgaagcatgaagcttgttgttagcaaagcatcagttgttaacaacctgtgtgaaaaacgcatgtagcttcatgcttcaaaaatacgcaattgcgtattttaacgcagaacaatcatataaagccaacctgcgttttgcctgcttatttttaagactgattcacgcagcaaatacgtcaagtgggtttgtaccctaaggacaCATTTTTAATAGCTGTTGTCCAAATGTTCATTCacccatcagttatctctcccgaccatcagttatctctcccgacctccccatacacatggacaTTCCACACATCTAAATGATTTTGTGTTCTCCATAGGGAaaggtaagccatagccagattGCTCTGGCACAAGTTTTTCCCTCCTGGAACTACAGGCTTGAGCAGCCACAATCCAGCAAACCTGGTCCTTCTCTCCACTGATGTCATTTATTGGTAAAGAGAAGACACTAAGAGGACACCATACACCATTTAGTGTAGGCAGAACCTTTGGAACTTCCTTGTAGTGGTGGATAAAGTTGTTGTTCTCAGATATTTCTTCAACTTTTTTTGACAAGATCCAGATATTTTTCTCCGTTGTTACAGACCAGTCATCTGAAGGGCGCTCAGAGTCTATATTAGAAGTGAATTTATAGCACTAGGTTCCTctaataaaaaaaggaaacaaatgcCCTAATACACCGCATTATTATTACCATTGGCATGTACAGCACAGACAGCAGCTAGATGGGCCAAGAATGACCACATAAGGTTCTGGTAGGTGTCACAGGTACCTAAAGCCATGCTGACTGCATCCACAGATGCTGGAGGGGTGTAGGAAGGTGTAATATGACGAACTGTACAAACAATTGGGTTCAAGTCTGAGGAATAAGTGGGGTTGGGTAGTACTGGGAGGTCATAGTCATCCTCTTCCAACCAATGTGACATGTTGGattgtcttgctggaagatccCCAGTGAAGACAATAAGCTTGTAAGGGTTACATGATCTACAAGGATGGCTTCATACCCAGACTGGGTGAGAGCGCCAAAACATGGATGAGCAGAAACAGAGAATAccacaataacatatcttaaaccATAACGCTGCCACTACCAGCTTGTTTTCTTCTGCCAATATTCATACATTCCATGAAGCAGAAAATGTGGTTCATCAGAGAAGATAACCCTCTAcagatcagcggagaagacaactctttactgatcagcggagaagacaaagATAATCCTTTCAGTCGAGAAGACAaacctttaccaatcagcggagaagacaaccctttaccaaccagcggagaggacaaccctttaccgatcactggagaagacaactctttaccaatcatcagagaagacaaccctttaccgatcactggagaggacaaccctttaccaatcatcataAAAGACAACCCTTTGCCCACtggcggagaagacaaccctttacagaTCACTGGAGAAGACAGCCCCTAACCGAtcactggagaagacaaccctttggggatcagcggagaagacaaccctttggtgatcagcagagaagacaacccttcaccaaccagcagagaagacaaccctttaccaaccagcagagaagacaacgctttaccaaccagcagagaagacaaccctttagcaaccagtggagaagacaagcctttaccaaccagtggagaagacaagcctttaccaaccagtggagaaCGACAACACTTAACTGATCTGCAAAGGAGACAACCATTTACCAACcagtggaggttttttttttttttttttttacatatggctGGGGGACCCTTACAAATATAAAAGTGATACTCCCAACCCCACCCCCTGCATCAGTTATGCCTCCCTGTCCTCCTTGTCACCGCCGTATCCCGTTAGAGCTGACCTCTTAGCCAATCACCAACTGTGGAGGGCAGTGACTGGCTAAATGGGCTATAGAATATAAGCAGTCCCTTACATACGTACCTAACACTAAACTTCTTGGGCCAGAGGACTTTTCCATCATTTACTATCAAAGTTTATACCGCACTTGAACAACCTTTAGTCACATACAAAAAATACTCATTGTAGCATCTAAGGGGTGAAACAGCAGTGATCAGAGTTATTCCCATTCTTGGCGACTGCTATATAACACATCCAACATCCAATTATGATTGACAATTATGATTAAAACAAGGATTTCATTGTGATCCCCTAACAGAGTTATACCGGTGGGTGCAATTATATAAGTTCTGATGCTATTTATCTAAATGTCACTGTCAGCATAGATTGTTACAGCAGGCATCATTGGTAAGACAATCAGTTGTCATGGCAACATCTGGCCTTTTACTAGGCCTCTGCAACTGCTATGGCAGATCTACTCTTACAGCCTGTCATAAGCAGGCTATACTAGTAGATCGCCAATTGAACCTACTGATTTATAGAAGGCTCCATCAGGGCAATAGAAGCAACACAATCCCAGCAGAATGGAGAAGATGCAATGTGCGCAAAACCTTAGACAGTCTATAGAACTATTGATCAGGTATTTATTATTACCTGTTGTGGTTGAGACCTGAGTTATACACATCATCTCATTTCCAACGCAGTCGGTGAACAGCTCGGTGTCACACGTCTTAGAATTTGGAGCAAAACACGCTTTACAGGAcctgccatttttttcacttgagTCTGGAGGAACTAGAAAGAAAAAGCCACGATTATGATCAAGTAGGCAAAAAAGTagaaaatctgtaaaaaataggAATGTAACAGAGCATCCTTTAACCTGTCCCCATCAGGCTGCATTTAGTCTCTCTCCTTCATTTCATACATGTAACATAAGATAAAGGGCGTTCCTGatgaggaggagggcggggaggcagAAAGGAGAGGCGGCACAGACCTCGGGCACAGACGCTACaggccacgcctcattgactgcagattaaaagatcctTTTTTACCCTAATCAAGGCACCAGGAGCATTTTAAAAGAGACGACCGGTACTTACTCTCATCGAATGGATGGTATCAGCGGTTTGGGGAGGTGGATACATTATCACATGTCCACCTCTAGGGGTTAGAGACACACATTAGATTTGGCCACCATTAATATGCAGCTTTGTGTAGATAATTAGAATACAAATCTTTACACAAGGGACAGTTGGCTAGAAATTATGCAGTCAGAGATGagaggaagccttgatttacctttcaggtacAGTGTGGACTCTCTGGAGGAGATGAACAGGTCTCAGGCACAGAGCCCATGCTCTCTCCCTCATTCTGTGCacagcactagctaagccccgcccccacttgCTGTTCTGTCTCGGTCTTTTTGTTGCTAGAGAtggaattcccctaacaacaggcagtgaacagcagattgtagggattgagacacctagtggctaagaAGTAAGAGATTTTTTTCTGGGGTTAGGAGTGATTCAAGTGATTTATAGATATGTTGGAAATTAAGTCTCGGACTAAGAACAGTTATTTCCTCGGCACCACCACATGATATCACATATTAATTGTAAAATGATTGACTACACATCCCACATAGAGAACCTACGGGTAGGCTTGGGGGGCAGGCAATCATCGCTGGTACAGCAGGTGGTCCCGGCCTTTATTTTACCATTGGGGAGGCTTATACTCCCAGTTTTGGAGCACAGGTTGTTTTGGGCACATTGTCGGATGTACAGCTTTGAGATTTCCATTCCACCTAGAAAGAAAGAGACAATTATTTTGCTTTGTGGGATAATGGTGATTCTTGtcttacaggagaagggatggAGAAAGGGAAAGGGGGTGGTGAAGGACAGGTTCAGATATGAGAGGTTACATgtaagggaggagagggggaggaggtgaggaTTTAGCAGGGGGTGTGAGTATGagagtggtggaggaggaggtcccCTTTAACATACCTATCGATGTAACTGTGTAAGATAACAGGCAGGAGTAGTCTCCGGAGGGGCAGACCATGGAGGACCCATTACATACAGTGCCACTCAGAGATGTGCAGTCAATGCAGGACAGACCGTAACCTGCGGGACAGAAACATGGAGAAGCCTCAGAATCAGTCAATGGAGATTCACAAAAATGTCCAAAATATCCAGAAAAGTCAAAGAAATTACAGTAAAATAACATCACATGACATTCATTAAAGAACAAGCAATGTGTGATACCAAGTACTGGAAAAACAAACTACAAtcatctgctgccccctgctgggtgTAAGTTGAAATGCAATGTTTCCTCTGCTTTTCAGAATTattccaatttttattttattttttgcttctaTGTGAAAGatcagataaaaaataaataaataaataaaaatcaacacAGATAAATAATATATGGGCAATTGATAAAAGTTACAATATAGGCAGCCTCCTGCTATCACACTGTGCAGAAGGGACTGAGCTATGTACTATTAAGACTCTCAGTGTGATAGGGTGTATGGATTTGCTCTATGCTGAGCTATACGACAGCAAGGGTCCTATCTATGGTCTGTGACCTCCCCTGGTTACCATACAGAATTattctacagtggtaccttggtttaagggccctattccaccggacgattatcgttcagattatcgttaaatcgttcgaatctaaacgataatcgttcggttgaaatgcagttaacgattaacgaccgaacgagaaatcgttgatcgctttataagacctggacctatttttatcgttgctcgttcgcaaaacgttcgcaaatcgttcgcattgaataagacgtcgatcggtcgtttgcaatagatacgaacacaatagcgaataaatagtgaaaaaaaacgatcgcaattacgatcataagtaacgattatcgttccatggaaatgagtgaacgttttcaggtctttcgcaatagcggtcgtttgagatcgttaatcgttaacgattatgcaaacgataatcgtccagtggaatagggccctaagagtaacttggat is a genomic window of Dendropsophus ebraccatus isolate aDenEbr1 chromosome 12, aDenEbr1.pat, whole genome shotgun sequence containing:
- the LOC138769403 gene encoding phospholipase A2 inhibitor gamma subunit B-like yields the protein MYYNRTRAAEINAPIIVLEAALTMSSCLLLTCLLSAIAATGYGLSCIDCTSLSGTVCNGSSMVCPSGDYSCLLSYTVTSIGGMEISKLYIRQCAQNNLCSKTGSISLPNGKIKAGTTCCTSDDCLPPKPTLPPDSSEKNGRSCKACFAPNSKTCDTELFTDCVGNEMMCITQVSTTTGDVTSTTTVQGCSTKEMCQPARQMWNLNKMKVHLENTCLNNGVYVQPNLMLAAIALWLFWKSSC